The proteins below come from a single Halobacteriovorax sp. DA5 genomic window:
- a CDS encoding helix-turn-helix domain-containing protein produces MSIKLKAYTSNHKKIFREAEIEALYGAKFEYLDELPFDLPPGEILLLDLDEITDEFIDMAQYTRVKFVTLVDTLKQHNLNRLLPIGGNLFAVKGTPFEDFMEILTSRIHQMEMFKILHLVSHTDVELFRFILRAGNGEKSKLSELIFGSTSESTMDVNLSRLRKKLRDPNIGDDFFRIITKSGRLYVVSRLTNYEIPKHLLEKIKIPT; encoded by the coding sequence ATGTCAATAAAATTAAAGGCTTACACATCTAATCATAAGAAAATCTTTAGGGAGGCGGAAATCGAGGCCCTCTATGGTGCCAAGTTTGAGTATTTAGATGAATTACCATTTGATCTTCCACCTGGAGAAATCCTACTTTTAGACCTCGATGAGATCACTGATGAGTTCATTGATATGGCCCAATATACAAGAGTTAAGTTCGTGACGCTGGTTGATACGCTTAAGCAGCACAACTTAAATCGTTTGCTTCCAATTGGTGGAAATTTATTTGCTGTTAAGGGCACACCATTTGAAGACTTCATGGAAATTCTCACAAGTCGCATTCATCAAATGGAGATGTTTAAGATACTTCACCTAGTTAGTCATACCGATGTTGAATTATTTCGCTTTATCCTAAGGGCCGGTAATGGAGAGAAGTCTAAATTAAGTGAACTTATTTTTGGCTCCACTAGTGAAAGTACGATGGACGTAAATTTAAGTCGTTTAAGAAAGAAGCTGCGTGATCCAAATATCGGCGATGACTTCTTTCGTATTATCACAAAGAGCGGAAGACTCTATGTGGTCAGTCGTTTAACGAATTACGAAATACCAAAACATTTATTAGAAAAAATTAAGATTCCTACCTAG
- a CDS encoding helix-turn-helix domain-containing protein, producing the protein MKILAYTSDKRKLFHADAIEEAFGLTIEYLDVLPSQTGVGELLIIELDTIPDELIEEIKYTTLKFVYVIDDFTQPNLNRFLPLGGNLCVLKSMEEKEFIDALYGRFHLMEIYKLFHIISRTDMELFRLINRAGNGEKGKLTDILFGSTSENTMDVSLSRLRKKLRDPEIGNDFFRIITKKGRLYLVNQLNHYKIEDYLIVE; encoded by the coding sequence ATGAAAATTTTGGCATACACAAGTGATAAGAGAAAACTCTTTCATGCGGATGCTATTGAAGAAGCGTTCGGACTTACCATTGAATACTTAGATGTCCTACCTTCTCAAACAGGAGTTGGAGAACTTCTTATTATTGAACTCGATACAATTCCAGATGAGCTCATTGAAGAAATCAAATATACCACTCTGAAATTTGTCTATGTGATCGATGACTTTACTCAGCCAAACCTTAATCGCTTTCTACCGCTTGGAGGAAACCTGTGTGTGCTAAAGAGCATGGAGGAGAAGGAGTTTATCGACGCCCTCTATGGCCGCTTTCACTTAATGGAAATTTACAAACTCTTTCACATCATAAGCCGAACTGACATGGAACTCTTTCGTCTCATCAATCGCGCGGGTAACGGAGAAAAGGGAAAGCTTACAGATATTCTCTTTGGTTCAACTAGTGAGAACACAATGGATGTGAGTTTAAGTCGTCTTAGAAAAAAACTTCGCGACCCTGAAATAGGAAATGACTTCTTTCGTATCATCACAAAGAAGGGAAGACTCTATTTAGTAAATCAATTAAATCACTATAAGATTGAAGATTATCTAATTGTGGAGTAA
- a CDS encoding Fpg/Nei family DNA glycosylase — protein MPELPEVETIKSQLSHVLPMEIEDVAYSDVSDSIVKDKDFNPKGMTLERVERQGKVLRFFFTDQDGNEWRAISGLGMSGSWRIATQEITEKHTHIKLIGTNAKGPLHLGYIDPRRFGVFHLYSPPNEATWLTRLGPDVSKAEFTLEYLLMLKKERPNKVLKPFLLEQNFFSGVGNYMASEICARAGVRPTRRMKTLTKLELEKVFMAVKIVLDDSISTGGTTFSGGYQDAFGEKGEGVKNLVVFYQKICGLCKETEVKKITLAQRGTYYCPHCQK, from the coding sequence GTGCCAGAATTACCAGAAGTCGAAACCATCAAATCACAACTCTCCCACGTTCTCCCAATGGAGATCGAAGACGTCGCATACTCGGACGTGAGTGATTCGATTGTGAAAGATAAGGACTTCAATCCAAAAGGCATGACTCTTGAGCGTGTGGAGCGCCAAGGAAAAGTTCTGCGCTTTTTTTTCACTGATCAAGACGGAAATGAATGGCGTGCAATTTCAGGTTTAGGGATGTCGGGATCGTGGCGAATTGCCACGCAAGAAATTACAGAAAAGCACACGCATATAAAACTCATAGGAACAAATGCAAAGGGCCCGCTACACTTGGGCTACATCGACCCAAGACGCTTCGGTGTTTTTCACCTCTACTCTCCACCAAATGAAGCGACTTGGCTTACGCGCTTAGGACCTGATGTTTCTAAAGCAGAGTTCACACTTGAGTATCTTTTGATGCTTAAAAAAGAAAGGCCTAATAAAGTTTTAAAGCCGTTTCTTTTAGAGCAGAACTTTTTTTCTGGTGTGGGAAATTACATGGCCAGCGAAATATGCGCACGTGCGGGAGTTCGCCCGACTCGTCGTATGAAGACACTTACAAAGCTTGAGCTTGAAAAAGTTTTTATGGCCGTAAAAATTGTTTTAGATGATTCTATTAGTACTGGTGGCACGACTTTCTCTGGTGGCTATCAAGATGCCTTTGGTGAAAAAGGAGAAGGTGTAAAAAATCTTGTGGTGTTCTATCAAAAGATTTGTGGACTTTGTAAAGAGACAGAAGTTAAGAAGATCACACTTGCTCAACGTGGGACTTACTACTGTCCTCACTGTCAGAAATAA
- a CDS encoding AAA family ATPase — MYLKGFTVYNFRKFYKEGNTVRLVSPNSEKNNRVSSSSTLIVGKNNSGKTTITKALSRITSKYGIDLKGNDFNLFYINDLLKEYRSQKSIKNLPYVEFKFEIGVTPEDFVHNIKNFIVVEKDKVKKKKRDQDVTLNIILKLVIEEEEEFRNKLGNIFGKFEGHNNRILEKTLELIDNTKFKPLYFDETGQTIDDKGFKISNLIEVKEIPANSNLKENSLSSIFNKIIRARYLDEENLKQFEDLNDEIDSINQKVTSKIVNDQSSTVNTVLDEIESVNHLRVNLSSDLDFEKLTKNLIRYEYSEGEMFIPEGQFGLGYTSLINIIAEIIDYVYKVPSSDVNSKINLICIEEPEAFMHPQMQELFIMHIDSAVRKLLESTKKSLNSQLVITTHSAHVLNSKIHTSNSFDNINYISLLGRESVIVPLNDEILLNSNSKKKSKKKSKKKKVTRKHEASVEALIKKKKDDLNFLKKHIKFKVSEFFFADAVIFVEGVTEETLLSYYISQNSELNKYYITILNINGAHGLVYHALIKLLKVPCLIITDLDIKVGDDDSREDTLAQINSLTGCTTTNKTILKYTENDLDTLKSYVEDENLYCVFQKDPVEGYYATSFEEAYILKNFKNNILQSALKNIKPKIYQEIVGGNNDVSLLAQSSYKLQNKLSKSKSIFSNEILYLILASESEELPTLPDYIQDGLDWLACKLKSMV, encoded by the coding sequence ATGTATCTAAAAGGTTTTACTGTTTACAATTTTCGTAAATTTTATAAAGAAGGAAATACTGTACGCCTTGTCTCTCCTAATTCTGAAAAGAACAATAGAGTTTCGTCATCTTCAACTTTAATTGTTGGTAAAAATAATTCAGGTAAGACAACGATTACAAAGGCATTGTCACGCATAACTTCCAAATATGGAATAGATTTAAAAGGTAATGATTTCAATTTATTTTATATAAATGATTTACTTAAAGAATATAGATCTCAAAAATCAATAAAAAATTTGCCATATGTAGAATTCAAATTTGAAATAGGAGTCACACCTGAGGACTTTGTTCATAATATTAAAAATTTTATAGTAGTTGAAAAAGACAAAGTTAAGAAAAAAAAGAGAGACCAAGATGTCACTCTTAATATCATTTTGAAGTTAGTTATTGAAGAAGAAGAAGAGTTTAGGAATAAGTTAGGAAATATCTTTGGTAAATTTGAAGGTCACAATAATCGTATTTTAGAAAAAACATTAGAATTAATTGATAATACAAAATTTAAACCACTTTACTTTGATGAAACAGGTCAAACTATAGACGACAAGGGTTTTAAAATATCAAATTTGATTGAAGTAAAAGAAATTCCTGCAAATAGTAACTTAAAAGAGAACAGTTTATCATCAATTTTTAATAAAATTATAAGAGCGAGATATTTAGATGAAGAAAACTTAAAGCAGTTTGAAGACTTAAATGATGAAATCGATTCTATTAATCAAAAAGTAACATCAAAAATAGTAAATGATCAGAGTTCTACAGTTAATACTGTTTTGGATGAGATAGAATCTGTTAATCATTTAAGAGTTAATCTAAGTTCTGACTTAGATTTTGAAAAGTTAACAAAGAATTTAATACGCTACGAATATTCAGAAGGAGAGATGTTCATACCTGAAGGACAGTTTGGGTTAGGTTATACTAGCTTGATAAACATAATTGCAGAAATTATTGACTATGTTTACAAGGTGCCTTCTAGTGACGTTAATAGTAAGATAAATCTAATATGTATTGAAGAGCCCGAGGCATTTATGCACCCTCAAATGCAAGAATTGTTTATTATGCATATTGATAGTGCCGTTAGAAAATTACTGGAAAGCACTAAGAAAAGTCTTAATAGTCAGCTGGTAATCACTACACATTCAGCACATGTTTTGAATAGTAAAATACATACTAGTAATTCGTTTGATAATATAAATTACATATCGCTTTTGGGACGAGAGTCTGTAATTGTTCCTCTTAATGACGAAATTCTTCTTAATTCGAATTCAAAAAAGAAATCAAAGAAAAAGTCAAAGAAAAAGAAAGTGACTAGGAAGCATGAAGCAAGTGTAGAAGCTTTAATAAAAAAGAAAAAAGACGATCTTAATTTTCTAAAAAAACATATAAAATTTAAAGTTTCAGAGTTCTTTTTTGCGGATGCCGTTATTTTTGTTGAAGGTGTTACAGAAGAAACTCTTTTATCATATTATATAAGTCAGAACAGTGAACTTAATAAATATTACATTACAATATTAAATATCAATGGTGCGCATGGCTTAGTGTATCATGCTCTAATTAAATTGTTAAAAGTACCATGTCTAATAATAACTGATTTAGATATAAAAGTAGGAGATGATGATTCACGAGAAGATACACTAGCACAGATCAACAGTTTAACAGGTTGTACTACGACCAATAAAACAATCCTAAAATACACTGAAAATGACTTGGATACATTAAAAAGCTATGTTGAAGATGAAAATTTGTATTGTGTATTTCAAAAAGACCCTGTTGAAGGGTATTACGCTACTAGTTTTGAGGAAGCATATATTTTAAAAAACTTTAAAAATAATATTCTTCAAAGCGCTTTGAAAAACATAAAACCTAAAATATATCAAGAAATAGTAGGTGGAAATAATGATGTTAGTTTATTAGCGCAAAGTTCTTATAAGCTACAGAATAAGCTCTCTAAAAGTAAATCCATATTTTCTAATGAAATATTATATTTAATTCTTGCATCAGAAAGCGAGGAATTACCCACTCTTCCAGATTATATACAAGATGGTTTAGATTGGTTGGCGTGTAAGTTGAAAAGTATGGTTTGA